The following are encoded together in the Diachasmimorpha longicaudata isolate KC_UGA_2023 chromosome 3, iyDiaLong2, whole genome shotgun sequence genome:
- the LOC135160158 gene encoding TBC1 domain family member 14-like, with amino-acid sequence MLDKPEAKPLTLELMKNFFRRREISSKPLRNDSIGSLGLIQHSRPSHLPAKTLAEEIKHQKQHHEILESVRKRETREENERKKKREVRLKEEEQLLIDSRLWTNEILPNFKELKSSKEVKDLWWRGLPPSIRGRVWRLGISNRLDIGDHIYNNCLNDVRENINHEFLVAITLDVSRTFPALCVFQENGPLNEPLRSVLAAYCVYRPDVGYVQGMSFIGAVLTLNMEPNDAFICFSNLLDNPCHRAAFTLNQTQMNVYYKVYTTALFTNLPKVHAHFVSSGLSPDFYLLDWVYTIYAKAMPLDVACRVWDIFVRDGDEFLFRTALGVLNLYQGELLDMDFVRAAQFLTKLPENLQASQLFESIASMRVCDGGVSFQEVVDKVSRESRLDQCNGVFS; translated from the coding sequence ATGTTGGACAAACCCGAGGCGAAACCCCTAACCCTGGAgctgatgaaaaatttcttcagACGTCGTGAAATTTCAAGCAAACCCCTTCGAAATGACAGTATAGGCTCTCTAGGTTTGATCCAACACTCCCGTCCTTCTCATCTTCCAGCGAAGACACTAGCCGAGGAAATCAAGCACCAGAAGCAACACCATGAGATCCTGGAGTCTGTGCGGAAGCGAGAGACCCGAGAGGAGAATGAACGGAAGAAGAAACGAGAAGTCAGACTCAAAGAGGAGGAACAACTCTTGATAGATTCTAGACTCTGGACCAACGAGATTTTGCCAAATTTCAAGGAGCTGAAATCATCAAAGGAGGTGAAGGACCTCTGGTGGAGAGGACTCCCGCCCAGCATACGAGGAAGAGTCTGGAGATTGGGAATAAGTAACAGATTAGACATAGGAGACCACATTTACAATAATTGTCTTAATGACGTAAGAGAAAACATCAATCACGAGTTCCTGGTAGCGATCACGCTGGATGTGTCCAGGACATTTCCAGCTCTGTGTGTTTTCCAGGAGAATGGACCATTGAATGAACCTTTGCGGAGTGTTTTAGCTGCGTATTGTGTTTACAGGCCGGATGTGGGGTACGTCCAGGGGATGAGTTTCATCGGTGCAGTTTTAACGTTGAATATGGAGCCAAATGATGCATTCATCTGCTTTTCAAATCTACTGGACAATCCTTGTCACAGAGCCGCATTTACCCTCAATCAGACTCAAATGAATGTTTATTATAAGGTTTATACAACAGCGTTATTTACTAATTTGCCGAAAGTTCATGCTCACTTTGTCTCCTCCGGGTTGAGccctgatttttatttactggACTGGGTGTACACAATTTATGCCAAGGCCATGCCACTGGACGTCGCCTGTAGGGTATGGGACATTTTTGTCAGGGATGGGGATGAGTTTTTATTCAGGACAGCGTTGGGGGTTTTGAATCTTTATCAGGGAGAATTGTTGGATATGGATTTTGTCAGGGCTGCACAGTTTTTGACAAAACTGCCTGAGAATCTACAGGCTAGTCAGTTGTTCGAGAGCATTGCATCGATGAGGGTTTGCGATGGGGGTGTTAGCTTTCAGGAAGTGGTGGATAAAGTTTCTAGGGAAAGTAGATTGGATCAGTGCAATGGTGTATTTAGttaa
- the LOC135160167 gene encoding prefoldin subunit 6 produces MEELQKKMQSEVDAYKQLQREYHKALISRQMLDGQLNENSTVKEELSLLKPGNEVFKLIGPVLIKQDLEEARQNVNKRIEFITNELKRTETLIADLDSKQEKHRETLDKLQQMLQQAHQASALKA; encoded by the exons atggaggaatTACAAAAGAAAATGCAGTCTGAGGTTGACGCTTATAAACAGTTACAGAGAG aATACCACAAAGCTCTGATTAGCCGGCAAATGCTTGATGGTCAATTGAACGAAAACTCCACAGTGAAAGAGGAACTGAGCCTTCTAAAACCCGGCAATGAAGTGTTCAAGTTAATAGGCCCAGTTCTTATCAAACAGGATTTGGAAGAGGCTAGGCAGAATGTCAATAAGCGAATTGAGTTCATAACAAATGAATT AAAACGAACAGAAACGTTGATAGCAGATCTCGACTCAAAGCAAGAGAAACATCGTGAGACTCTTGACAAGCTCCAACAGATGCTCCAGCAGGCCCACCAGGCATCAGCCCTAAAAGcttaa
- the LOC135160161 gene encoding fatty acid hydroxylase domain-containing protein 2, which yields MDVQIQCKEGPGTKGPGQPTLLSSLRSVLFVIGTVVIGFAAFCNSLTWYLQRFWGSSADFWQAQWDKILDTIGDDPITLYVYGSLVLTFVVYWLFGGIYTLLDITNRPAALRRYKIQPGTNEPVDNKELIKVIVQVVFNQIVVGLPIIYLSHFLMEWRGYPPVRELPTFHWVLAEIAVHILFEEIGFYYSHRLLHSRYLYKYIHKQHHQWTAPIAVTALYCHPLEHIGSNLIPPFLGVFIVGSHVATAWIWFSLAILSTLNAHSGYHLPFFPSPEAHDFHHLKFNQCYGVLGVLDRLHGTDTQFRNSRACARHVMMLSLIPAREAFPDEIKYKSK from the exons atggatGTTCAAATACAATGCAAAG AGGGACCTGGGACAAAGGGACCAGGTCAACCCACCTTGTTGTCCAGTTTGCGAAGTGTTTTGTTCGTCATTGGAACCGTCGTCATAGGATTCGCCGCTTTTTGTAACTCTTTGACGTG GTATTTACAGAGATTTTGGGGATCGTCCGCTGATTTTTGGCAAGCACAATGGGATAAAATACTAGACACTATTGGAGATGATCCCATTACGCTTTACGTTTATG GATCATTAGTACTGACATTCGTTGTCTACTGGCTCTTCGGGGGTATTTACACACTTTTGGATATAACGAATCGTCCGGCAGCACTTAGACGTTATAAAATTCAACCAGGCACAAATGAACCAGTggataataaagaattgatTAAAGTTATCGTACAAGTCGTTTTTAATCAAATTGTTGTTGGACTGCCAATTATATACCTGAGTCACTTCCTCATGGAATGGCGTGGCTATCCTCCAGTTCGTGAGCTTCCTACGTTTCACTGGGTATTGGCTGAAATTGCTGTGCATATTTTATTCGAAGAAATTGGGTTCTACTATTCCCACAG ATTACTCCACAGTCGATACCTGTACAAGTATATTCACAAGCAGCATCATCAGTGGACGGCTCCCATAGCTGTGACAGCCCTCTACTGTCATCCCCTGGAGCACATTGGATCGAACCTCATACCTCCATTCCTCGGGGTGTTCATTGTTGGTTCACACGTGGCTACCGCTTGGATATGGTTCTCCCTGGCTATTTTATCAACGCTGAACGCTCACTCCGGTTACCATTTACCGTTCTTCCCATCACCTGAGGCACATGACTTCCATCATCTAAA ATTCAATCAGTGCTACGGAGTCCTAGGAGTTTTAGATCGTCTTCATGGAACAGACACACAATTTCGCAATTCTCGTGCCTGTGCTCGTCATGTTATGATGCTTAGTCTGATTCCAGCGAGGGAAGCATTCCCggatgaaattaaatataaatcgaAATAA
- the LOC135160153 gene encoding succinate-semialdehyde dehydrogenase, mitochondrial, whose amino-acid sequence MLSSFRLLLLRNPSSSYRSLSLLKNQAYVDGKWVPSTSCETFAVHNPVDNAIITQVPDMTIEDTALAITSAKSAFHSFRKTTAKERSDLLRCWYNLMVQHSEELAEILTKENGKSLAESRAEIKYGNSFVEWFSEESRRINGEILQAPLRNRKLMILKQPIGVAALITPWNFPHAMITRKAGAAIAAGCTCIIKPSEDTPLTALALAKLAEDAGFPAGVINVITTSLKNSATVGKLLCESPDVRALSFTGSTPVGKILYEQCASTVKRISLELGGNAPFIIFEKSNVDLAVTGAMACKFRNTGQTCVSANRFYVHNKKFDEFIDKFMERISKDIKMGDGSREGVTHGPLIKSSQVDTVEKLVNDAVKKGAKLHCGGKRLEDLGPLFFAPTILTDVDETMEICGKEIFGPVAVIHRFDDEDEVVRMANSVPVGLAGYFYSEDLSQIFRVAGKLEVGMIGVNEGLISCAEAAFGGVKESGIGREGSSHGVEDFLDIKYLCIGNIQY is encoded by the coding sequence ATGCTGTCGTCGTTCCGCCTACTTCTTCTCCGGAACCCCTCAAGTTCCTACCGTTCACTAAGTCTCCTGAAAAACCAAGCCTACGTCGACGGTAAATGGGTGCCATCAACGTCCTGCGAAACCTTCGCAGTGCACAACCCAGTGGACAATGCCATCATCACTCAGGTCCCCGACATGACAATCGAGGATACTGCACTTGCTATAACCTCTGCAAAAAGCGCCTTTCATTCGTTCCGGAAGACAACAGCCAAAGAACGAAGTGATCTACTTCGGTGTTGGTACAACCTGATGGTTCAGCACTCCGAGGAACTCGCGGAGATTCTCACAAAAGAAAACGGCAAGAGTTTGGCTGAATCCCGAGCCGAAATAAAATACGGAAATTCATTTGTCGAGTGGTTCTCCGAAGAATCTCGTCGCATAAACGGAGAGATTCTTCAAGCGCCTTTGCGAAATCGAAAATTGATGATTCTCAAGCAACCGATCGGTGTTGCAGCCTTAATTACCCCCTGGAATTTTCCCCATGCGATGATCACGAGAAAAGCTGGGGCTGCAATTGCTGCAGGTTGCACATGTATCATAAAACCATCAGAAGACACACCCTTGACAGCCCTGGCACTTGCTAAACTCGCTGAAGACGCTGGTTTTCCTGCAGGAGTCATCAACGTCATCACTACGAGTCTGAAGAACTCAGCCACTGTTGGGAAACTCCTCTGTGAATCTCCAGATGTTCGAGCTCTCTCTTTCACTGGATCAACTCCAGtaggaaaaattttgtatGAACAATGTGCATCAACGGTGAAGAGAATAAGTCTAGAACTGGGGGGAAATGCTCCGTTCATCATCTTCGAGAAATCCAACGTCGATCTAGCCGTTACTGGAGCTATGGCCTGCAAATTTCGAAACACTGGACAGACTTGTGTCTCAGCAAACAGATTCTATGTTCATAACAAAAAgtttgatgaatttattgataaattcatGGAAAGGATTTCTAAGGACATTAAAATGGGGGATGGAAGCAGGGAAGGGGTTACACATGGACCTCTGATCAAATCTAGTCAGGTCGACACAGTTGAGAAACTGGTGAATGATGCTGTGAAGAAGGGAGCGAAGCTGCATTGCGGGGGAAAACGATTGGAAGATCTTGGACCATTATTCTTTGCTCCAACTATTTTGACTGATGTTGATGAGACTATGGAGATATGTGGAAAAGAGATTTTTGGGCCAGTTGCTGTGATTCACAGGTTTGATGACGAGGATGAAGTTGTGAGGATGGCGAATAGTGTTCCAGTTGGATTGGCTGGGTATTTCTACTCGGAAGATTTATCACAGATTTTCCGGGTCGCTGGAAAGCTGGAGGTCGGGATGATCGGAGTCAATGAAGGCCTTATTTCGTGCGCTGAGGCTGCCTTCGGGGGGGTCAAAGAGTCGGGCATTGGGAGGGAGGGATCGTCACATGGAGTAGAAGATTTTCTTGATATCAAGTATCTTTGCATTGGAAATATACAGTactga
- the LOC135160164 gene encoding uncharacterized protein LOC135160164 has translation MGPPMLKRRANLPKILWYQDDVKVVLRIMLVDVKKYFVDVDFDHVRFSTIHDDKVYYLSLYFFGTVVPEKTVNENTGREIRIQFVKAHKFYNWLRLEDTTERTRQIIPDPDKIVEESFDRISRVRGWEDFETYKTMNKLNIYPDVPSSDSDESDDDRYFLAADC, from the exons ATGGGTCCACCCATGCTAAAAAGGCGAGCTAATCTGCCAAAAATACTTTGGTATCAAGATGACGTCAAAGTAGTGCTAAGAATCATGTTAGTTGATGTCAAAAAATACTTCGTTGATGTTGACTTCGATCACGTTCGATTCAG TACTATACATGACGACAAAGTGTATTACCTGAGTTTGTATTTCTTTGGAACGGTTGTACCTGAAAAAACTGTGAATGAAAATACGGGGAGAGAAATAAGAATTCAGTTTGTTAAAGCACATAAAT tTTACAATTGGTTGCGACTCGAGGATACGACAGAAAGAACCCGTCAAATTATTCCGGATCCTGATAAAATTGTGGAGGAATCGTTCGATCGCATTTCGAGAGTTCgag GTTGGGAGGATTTCGAGACTTATAAGACTATGAACAAACTGAACATCTACCCAGACGTGCCGTCATCAGACTCAGATGAATCTGATGATGATAGATATTTCTTAGCAGCTGATTGTTGA